The following is a genomic window from Episyrphus balteatus chromosome 1, idEpiBalt1.1, whole genome shotgun sequence.
AACAACACGGTTATTGGTAGACACCGGCTCAGAGGTCAGTCTCCTTAAAAAAGGAGCATTAGGATATAAAACGTTCATTAACACTAAAAAGAAGTTAACCATTAACACACCTTGTGGTTCTGATCGAACATTAGGAGAATGTAtaggaaaaattgaaataccaaCACTACCCAAATGTGAATTTCAAGTTATAGAAGATGACCTAGCAATCCCAGGTGATGGAATTCTAGGGtataattttttgggaaaatactGTAACGTAGATGGCCCAAACAAATTATTAACATTTTCACAAATACACGGAAGTATCACGGGAACACACGTTGGTGAAGTATTCAGTATCCCACTGCTAGAATCCGATGTAACTACAGAGAATGGGTTGTCCATTTCGCACAATGGAAGTTGTTTCACGAGAAATCACTCGCACGTGTATAACTCAAACGAAACACAGCAACAAACCCAAACAAGCCACAATCAAAAGGTGAGGGGAAAAGGTTCAAACACACTTAATTTggagaaaaaattacttgaagaaaaatgtagtttgCGGCGCAACATTGCGACCGGCATAGACAAAGATTCTGAAAGTTTATTGACCAACAATTTAGGTTCCTTGAGCACAACCACTAGTTTGCAATCACGAAAGTCTCAATATCCGACTCGCAAAGTGGAACAAAAAGACGATGGGCAAAAAGTTAGTGCAACTGGAGAAGAAGTAAAACTGCAGAAAGTATCATTGCGACGTGGCTCTGGTAAGCAGAAAAAACTATCTCTCAGAAAAAGGAATATCAGAACTAAAACACCTTCGTGTACCCCAAACAAtggtatttcttcaaaaatacaagaagaaattagaaaaatgatgaatataaatattgctgaaaataaacatgtaaaaaataataagaaaggtCATAGGAACCAGAAGGAAATAGGTACTGCACACACAGACCacaatttaaatagaaaaattaatcaaaatacaCTGCAAACAGCGGACTcacaagaaaaagaaacaataaatgGTTTTCACcaacaaacaaatgaaattatAACACAAGTAGGAGAAGAAGAAGTAGAAGATGAAAATTTAGCTCAATTAATACAACCTCAAAGGttaggaaaaacaaaattacaagaaatatatattttaataataacatTATCATATACAATTTTACATACACTTATATTAATAAGCACACCTATCCAGACAAAGGTTATAACATTGTTATATATCATTATAAATAGACTAATATTAGTAAACACATTTCTTCAGACTAGAATAGGTAAACAGAATTTACCACGTGAAAATGGCGACAcatataaagaaaatattagttTAACTTTGCAAAAGGAAATAAGAATTCCTCCCAGATCAAAAAAGATAATAGAGTTACCAATACAAAATGAAGAAGCAATGATTTGTTTAGGAAAAGAAATAGAAGATGGAGTATTTTTAGGAAATTGTTTAgttaaacataacaaaaatagtatattagtaccaataataaatacaaaacaacataaaattaaaatacataatattgatttagagttagttcctttaaaaaattataatataataaatcttGATAGGAATTTTACAGATACAAACCACGTATCATGTTATTACACAAAAACGTCAACaattaatgaacaaaaaagaataatagAACTTAAACAgagtttaaataaagaaaaaactttaaataatgaagaaaaaaaggccATATTAGATCTTTGTGCACAGTACAATGACATATTCCATTTACCAGGAGACAGATTGACTCACACAAATACAATGACACATGAAATACCAATAAAACAAGATCAGGCgccaataaatacaaaaatgtatagactACCTGAAAAACAAAGAGGTATTATAAATGAACAACTTGCTGAAATGTTGGAAAACGATATAGTTCAACCAAGCAAAAGTCCTTGGAACTCACCACTTTTAGTAGTACCTAAAAAGGCGGGTCCAGACGGTGAAGCACGATGGAGAGTTGTTGTTGACTTTAGGAAACTTAACGATTGTACAATAGGGGACGCTTTCCCACTACCGCGAATAGAGGACATACTCGACCAACTAGGACATGCTAGATATTTCACTACACTGGATCTTGCAAGTGGTTATCACCAAGTACTTGTCCATCCAGAAGATAGGGAAAAAACTGCTTTCAGTACAGCGTATGGACACTATGAATTCAAACGAATGCCATTTGGACTCAAAGGAGCCCCGGCGACTTTCCAACGACTCATGAACTATATACTAACTGGACTTCAAGGTTTAGAATGTTTTGTATACCTGGACGACATAGTCGTTTATGGCAAAAATATAGAAGatcacaatacaaaattgagacTAATTTTTGACAGGTTGCGGGAACacaatttaaaacttaatgtAGAGAAATGTCAATTCCTCCGCCGAGAAGTTGTATATTTGGGACATAAGTGTTCCGCAGAAGGGGCACAGCCCGACCCCAGCAAAACAagttgtgtacaaaatttcccgGTACCCCGAACCGTTAGACAAACACAATCTTTCCTTGGTTTAGCCAACTACTCCAGAAAATTCATTccaggtttttcaaaaatagcacTACCACTTTCTAACTTAACGCGAAAAGATGTAAAATTTAAGTGGACAGACAAATGTCAGGAAGCCTTCCAAAAACTTAAAGACTTATAAGTATCACCCCCTCTCCTAATTTATCccgattttgaaaaagattttattcTAACTACTGATGCTAGCGATGAAGCCATTGGAGCAATACTCTCACAAGGAGAAGTAGGGAAAGATAAGCCTATTGCATATGCTAGCCGAAGTTTAGACAAGACAGAACGAAAATATTCAACTATAGAAAAGGAAATGCTTGCTATAGTTTGGGCAACGAAAAATTTTAGATGTTACCTGTTAGGTAGAAAATTCGTTGTGTATACAGACCATCAACCACTGACCGGTATTTTTAGGGTAAGGGACCCCACATCTAGACTTATTAGATTACACCACAAATTATTAGAATATAGTGAAtgtactttaaaatataaagcaggaaaaattaacattaatgCTGATGCACTCAGTAGAATACCAGCAAATACGTCTGACAATAAAGACACAATGGACGAGAAAACTTGTTTGGCTGTCACAAGAGCTCAGAAAGCTTTACAAAAGACAGATGCAGAAGATAAAAACAAGGACGGAACTGACTTCGATACTGACATAGATGACGATGCCAATTCTCAAAATGAGAAACAAATTATTCAATCAACCGAACCGAACAAAAATATAGATATCACAAATACCAGAGAAAAAATAGACAATCACGAAGAAAAAATGACAATACTTAGAGATTATCACGATTCACCCTTTGGCGGACATCAAGGCGTTATTAATACATACAATAGAATCCGAAAGAAATACGTTTGGCCAAAAATGTTCAAAGACATTTCAAAATACATTAAACGATGCCCAAAGTGTCAGAAAATGAAAGTGAGCCCAGTGGCAAAAATGCCAATGGTAATAACGGATACTTGTGAAGTACCATTCGATAAGGTTTATTTAGACGTAGTAGGACCCCTTCAAGATTCACATTTAGGAAATAAGTATATATTAACTTTTCAAGACAACCTAACTAAATTCGTAGATTTTTATGCAATACCCAATCAAGAGGCAGAAACAATTGCCCatatattttatgaacaaattatAACTAGATATAGGATACCAAAAAGATTAGTAATAGATCAAGgaactaattttttaagtaaattatttaaacaagtatgtaagcttttaaaaatagaaaaattacaaacaacAGCTTACCACCCTCAATCAAATGGTGCACTCGAAAGAGCTCATAACCCTCTTGTAGAATATTTAAGAACAATTTGTGATGAAAATCCAAGATCTTGGGACCAGTACCTAAGAACAGCAGCTTTTGTGTACAATAATAGTGTTCACGAAGGAACGAAATTTACTCCTATGGACTGTCTTTTTGGTTTTACAGCTGACATACCATCTAATCTAAAGCGAGACCCAGAACCAGTTTATGACAATGAAAAttattacttcattttaagacatAAACTCCAAAAAACATACGCAATTGCACGAAGAAACCTGATCAATAGTAAAAAGaactcaaaaatttattatgaccagggtataaaaattaaaacataccaTATTGGAGACAaggtattaataaaaaatgaaaacagaCAACACAAACTGTCTGAAATATGGAAAGGTCCATACACAATAGTAGAAATACCCAGCCCTACAAATAGTGTAATTCTTATTAAAAGGAAACGAGTGAATATACACAATAATCGTCTTAAACATTACTATGATTCCGAAGAcgaaaaacttaattaaaaaaaaaaaaaaaaaaaaaacaaaatataaaattaaattaaattaaaatattaaaaaacaataatataaaaaaaaaaaaaaagataatacatagtttaaaaaaaaaaataaattaaaaatatatatatataaaagatgGGAGAAAGATAGCCCCAAAAAccgaataaaacagaaaaaaaaaataaatagtaagaaaaaaaaaaaagagcaaaagaTGGGAGATAAAGTGCCCCAAACacaattacaataaaaaaaaaaaataataataaataaataaataaaagatggGAGCTCTCTATCCCCAAATTCACACTAacacacatacacaaaaaacaccaacactacacacacatacactaaaataaaacaaacaaaataggcACCCCACACAGGACTAAAAACTGATGGAAGACAGAACTAACCCACCGGACCAATACTAGTGGAAGATAGGCTAACCCACAGGACTAAAACCAAACAAGAACGCAGCTATTATTTGGATTAAgttaagataaacaaaaaaaaaaatagagaaaaaattatatatatacataatcAATAGGTATAATACGTTAAAATGTgttagaagtaaaaaaaaaataaataaataaagaatctGTAAATCATGAAATATTTAGTAATCAATTTTCCACATAATAACAAagataattttagaattcaataaTTGTAAATACTTAAACaatactattttaatacatcaaattaaaaaaaaaaaaaaaaaaaaacatgtaaaattaaaatacctatttaatttactttgccTACTGTTTAATCACTAAAAATATCCGCTCAATGACCAAAGGAAGCAACCCACTCAGCAATTTTTGTctcttctaaacaaaaaatgcaattctcTTAAAGGGGGGAGGTGTCGTGTTAGACATTAATCTATTATGTCTCACACTAACCATAACCCTCCACAAtaatttaattcataaattcaagGGCACCAAGAGTAATTcgctttgtaaacaaaacaaacgaattactcaaattaattgggccaataataattgtaaacaCCTGGCCAATGATTCAACTTCAATAATAAGTTGAAGCGACGGCAGGTCGACGATCCGGTGACAAAACATACTGGATcgtcacaattaaaataaacaaaagaaaactgcTGATGGGTCATATTGGTTATTGAGTGTtgatggctcaaattgcgtcacCAAGAAATTGAGGATGACGCAAAGTAAAGTAGAagaaattaagtaggtataatttgaaataggttaataaacaataaacaaagaatTGCCCAAAATTGCATTGTATGCAATATTAAGTTTGTAACTGGGTAATTCTTTGTATGTCAATTTAAttagtaataaaataaagtattaccCAAGATTGCGATGTAAGCAATCTTAGTTTTGTAATTGGGTAATACTTTATATCGTAAACTTTAGTCTTATAAGTATTAGTGTgtaatgttaaatttaaatagtATAAATAATGTAGAATAAGTTAAGAAATTAAACAGTTAATCTTATACACCAAGAGAGGAACCTCTGGCCGACTACACAGGGAGAAACAAATatcgatacaaaaataaatgtaagaactaattaaaacaaagtaattaatcttttttattcctctttttcAGGAAGTGGGCCTTAGTTGCCTCGAACATAACTGGCCACCAGTGTGCCAAAAAGCTGGACAGTAGGGAAACGTTAGGGAATTAGGGAAATTGTTGGAAAAGGGAGAGGAACCCATTTGTCGGGTTCACATCCCCTGCCTTTACGGCAAACCTCTCAATTTTACCTTCGTTACGTATGAAAGATTACGTAACAACACTGCCTCCACAAAACAGGAACTTGGAGAATACTGAAATCGATGCTGCTATTGACTCCCTGGAAATAGCAATCACGAGAGCACTGGACAGTCAAAAGCAACCGAAGACATCAAAAGACCGTTATCAACATCTTCCTGAACACGTGCAAAACCTGTACGCACATAGACAACGGTTAAAGAAGCGTCTCCAAAGGATTCACCAGCGGGAACTGAACACATCAAATCCAAACTACCGAACGCTGTGGAGTGAACTTCAATGCACCAATATCATGCTGCGAAACTCCATTCAGCACTTCAACAACACACAATTCCAGAAGAGACTACAGTCAATAAAGCTCGGACCTGATGCCTTCAAGAACATCAACCGAATCGTCGGTCAGAAGTCACCAATCCCGGAATTCATAAATACTAACAATGGAGAAGCAACGACATCGCAGGAAAAAGCAGAAGCATTTGCAGTCCACTTCGAAAGTAACTTCACACCGAATTCTTCCGTAGTCCCGGTCTTCTTAGAGGAAGTCGAAGCATTCATCCAAAGGACCTTATTGCCTAACAACGATAAAGCAACCTTCAGCGACTCCAATCCTGCAAGTGAACCAACTGAAAGCCCAAACCTGAATACTCCAGAAGAGATTGCCGAAATAATTAACCTATCCAAACCGAAAAAATCAGCTGGACCGGATGGTATCTCCAACTTCATCATAAAGAGGCTCCCGGAAACAGTGATAATCTTCTTAGCTATCATCCTCAACAACTGCATAAACAACTGCTACTTCCCacagaaatggaaaactgcaagaatTGTGGCGATTCCTAAGAAAGGTGCTAGGAACATCATCTCCAATTACAGGCCAATCTCTCTTCTCAACAATCTTagtaagctcttggaagagctgacACTCAGGAAGCTTAAAGAAGTTCTGCAGCGATAACAACATCATCCCAGACATGCAATTTGGTtttcgggagaagcactccacactgcatccgctcatgaagttccaccaagacatcaCCTCAACTTTAAACAACAATCAAGTTACCGTCGCATGCTTTTTGGATGTCGAAAAAGCCtttgacagcgtatggatagatgctcttatccataaacttcatttactagGCTTTCCTACGgcactaattaaaattattttttcttttctctcttccagaATTTTGTGCAAGTGGAGGATCGGAAATCACCAATGAAAGTCATTAGAGCTGGAGTTGCTCAAGGATCCAAACTTGGCCCCTTCCTTTACAGCATCCTGACGTCAGACCAACCACCtgcaagtgagtgcgagaacctgctttacgcGGGCGATTCACTTACTTACTGCAAGTCCATCTCGCCAACaatagctgccaggaaagtcgaagctcacattcggaaactgtatgagttctacagtaaatggggtatccgaataaactcatccaagtcggaactactgtgccttagacgatcaggaggaagaggcagtcgatcggctggaagctgtagaagcatcacattgacacttccagatggaactagattgccagccaaacgcaacgccaagtacttaggaataaactttaacgagctcctcagATTCAACAATCACTCCCGTTTGGTCCTCAAAAAAGCCCATTTTGctttccatcgccttcaccctctGATGAAAAGAAGAACAGGATTGAGTCAAACAACGAAActcttgatctacaagcagcttctgcgaccagtcattgcctacagctttccagtatggtacaccatctccaagacagccatgaaggaactacaaatattcgagagaaaaatactgaGGATTTGCACTGGACTCATCTTTGACCGACAGCGGCAGAAATACTATagcaacaagcgactctacgaggaagcaaaagTCATACCACTGGAAAAGTATCTACTGCAATCGGCGAAGGTACTggtaggaaatatcgccaaccatcccaatcaactgatgagaagaatgacagcccaacaacgacatccggaacctaggtacctttgcgctttggatatactggctgagaacataatttcaatggacaacgaagGAGTTAACTGttacgccgacacccagtcggcttactaccgtggctaacgccaaccaaaccaacccaactcaaccaaccccacaactggacatccgggtctgaacaccccgaggacaacctagtcagcagactttaaattaagtttatccatgtataatatttatttatattttataacttagtcattgtataaggttaggccccctctgtgccaacaaaattttgtatctatcaatgaatcttagacattagttaattttaagtcaattgtaaataacaagttcaataaaaacaaaattgaattgaattgaattgatgatcattacccttcaagcaaacaagtccgacctcggtccgaatccgctccgcctgaggtggagctgagtccgacttcggctcagaaactggtccgaaggcggctcaaattagtatagaaattataatcaccgcgaagtcgattgcatatgtattggtgtggtgaaaatctccattccgagaaaacggagccgaagtcggacccgaggcggagcagcgaaaacctaccagaaagaggatcaaaaaagggatgacgttttgCATTTGCGCCCAAAAAAAGAaccagatttatttttttcactgaaactgttttatttttttttattttctttattttattttcacaaacacaatttttataattattttctgGTGAAGGCCAGCAGCAGGAGAACTCGATGTAATTCGACAAATTGTGGATGTTGAATGTATGTGGGTGCTGGTGGTGTCAGGCTGCCGAAGATTTcctaagaaaaatacaaaatgattagtttattatttaaaaaatcactgcGCGAGCACACTCACCCATATTTTATTgatgaattctttttttggcttaaaatgatAACATATTATATaaagtaatttattaaaaaaggcgAGACACGACACGCCACAAAcactgcaagaaaaaaaataaaatgaagttgacgctttgtttttctgttccctttgtctttccttcgtcaattttccttttcgcactttttcaccacgattctctttcgacttttgtgttcatacacaaaaagttgcaagtgtgtgagtgcaagcccgattttcgcggtctgaggtcggagtttctttgttgaactcagttttcttgcttgaagggtagagCCTCCATATTACAAAATGGAGTAATAagattttgacgtttaatttggcaaagtcaaaagcaacaacaatttccaagacaaatttgtttacaaaaacaatttcaatgggcagctgtcaaaaacttaaGAAGCTATtcttaagttttgacagttctc
Proteins encoded in this region:
- the LOC129908234 gene encoding uncharacterized protein LOC129908234; amino-acid sequence: MKDYVTTLPPQNRNLENTEIDAAIDSLEIAITRALDSQKQPKTSKDRYQHLPEHVQNLYAHRQRLKKRLQRIHQRELNTSNPNYRTLWSELQCTNIMLRNSIQHFNNTQFQKRLQSIKLGPDAFKNINRIVGQKSPIPEFINTNNGEATTSQEKAEAFAVHFESNFTPNSSVVPVFLEEVEAFIQRTLLPNNDKATFSDSNPASEPTESPNLNTPEEIAEIINLSKPKKSAGPDGISNFIIKRLPETVIIFLAIILNNCINNCYFPQKWKTARIVAIPKKGARNIISNYRPISLLNNLSKLLEELTLRKLKEVLQR